In Rhodoferax koreense, a genomic segment contains:
- a CDS encoding mandelate racemase family protein produces the protein MKIASVHGTEFTYPTRRSVDSAGHSHPGPEGTAKMALLTITTDEGQSGYAFAPVEVIRPHVLEAFVRKVLIGQHPFQRESLWQGLEHWQRGSAGQLTDRALAAVDQALWDLAGRILGQPVYRLIGGYRDKVPAYGSTMCGDELEGGLSTPDEYAAFAEKLVARGYKALKLHTWMPPVSFAPSVEMDIKACAAVREAVGPSIPLMLDGYHDYSRMEALTIGRALEKLNFTWFEEMMNEQSMASYAWLAGQLDIPIVGPESLSGKHHSRADWVAAGACDILRAGVPGVGGISPTLKVAHLAESFGMQCEVHGNGAANLAVCAAIKNCRWYERGLLHPFLEYDEVPAYLNTLADPMDADGYVHLSQRPGLGEDINFDYIEAHTRHKY, from the coding sequence ATGAAAATTGCAAGCGTGCATGGCACCGAATTCACCTACCCGACCCGCCGTTCCGTAGACAGCGCGGGCCATTCCCATCCGGGGCCCGAGGGTACGGCCAAAATGGCGCTGCTGACCATCACCACCGACGAAGGCCAGTCGGGTTACGCGTTCGCACCGGTGGAAGTGATTCGTCCGCACGTGCTGGAAGCCTTCGTTCGCAAAGTACTGATCGGCCAACATCCGTTCCAGCGTGAATCGCTGTGGCAGGGGCTGGAGCACTGGCAACGCGGCAGTGCTGGGCAGTTGACTGACCGGGCGCTTGCCGCCGTCGACCAGGCCTTGTGGGATCTGGCCGGCCGCATCCTCGGTCAACCCGTGTACCGCCTCATCGGCGGCTACCGCGACAAGGTGCCGGCCTACGGCAGCACCATGTGTGGCGACGAACTCGAAGGCGGCCTGTCCACCCCGGACGAATACGCGGCCTTCGCCGAAAAGCTTGTGGCGCGTGGCTACAAGGCACTGAAGTTGCACACCTGGATGCCCCCGGTGTCTTTCGCCCCGAGCGTCGAGATGGACATCAAGGCCTGCGCCGCGGTGCGCGAAGCGGTCGGCCCGAGCATCCCGCTGATGCTCGACGGTTATCACGACTACAGCCGCATGGAGGCGTTGACCATCGGTCGTGCACTCGAGAAGCTCAATTTCACCTGGTTCGAGGAGATGATGAACGAGCAGAGCATGGCTTCCTATGCCTGGCTCGCAGGCCAGCTCGACATTCCGATCGTCGGACCGGAAAGTTTGTCGGGCAAGCACCATAGCCGCGCCGACTGGGTAGCGGCCGGTGCCTGCGACATCCTGCGTGCAGGTGTGCCGGGCGTGGGCGGCATCTCGCCGACACTCAAGGTGGCGCACCTGGCCGAATCCTTTGGCATGCAATGCGAAGTGCACGGCAACGGTGCGGCCAATCTGGCGGTGTGCGCGGCCATCAAGAACTGCCGTTGGTACGAACGCGGCCTGCTGCATCCATTCCTCGAATACGACGAAGTGCCGGCCTACCTGAACACGCTGGCCGACCCGATGGAT
- a CDS encoding FadR/GntR family transcriptional regulator produces MNDIPVRVKSQPQRVVDGVSERIHGGALKPGDRVPAEPALMREFGVSRTVVREAMSRLQASGLVETRQGVGTFVLATPMASPLLSVGPRDIQVRQKLAMLELRISLESEAASLAAARRADAHLAAMRAALDTFDAQRRAGGSTTEADFQFHVQIAAATGNEYFQEVLQSLGNATIPRPAGAGSAAPTSPASTGARFGEAQPVLESGKAVTQREHEAIYEAIHRGDPASARAAMFMHLTNSRERMRLSLLAASAPKASIGD; encoded by the coding sequence ATGAACGACATTCCCGTCCGGGTCAAAAGCCAGCCGCAACGCGTGGTGGACGGCGTCTCGGAACGCATCCACGGCGGCGCCCTCAAGCCGGGCGACCGCGTGCCGGCCGAGCCAGCGTTGATGCGCGAGTTCGGCGTGAGTCGCACCGTGGTGCGCGAGGCCATGTCGCGACTGCAGGCCAGCGGCCTGGTCGAAACGCGCCAGGGTGTTGGCACTTTCGTGCTGGCCACGCCGATGGCCAGCCCGCTGCTGTCGGTCGGCCCACGCGACATCCAGGTGCGACAGAAGCTGGCCATGCTGGAGCTGCGCATCAGCCTCGAGTCCGAGGCAGCGAGCCTGGCGGCCGCGCGCCGCGCCGACGCGCATCTGGCCGCGATGCGAGCCGCACTCGACACCTTCGATGCGCAGCGCAGGGCCGGCGGCAGCACCACCGAGGCCGACTTTCAGTTTCACGTGCAGATCGCCGCGGCCACGGGCAACGAGTATTTCCAGGAGGTATTGCAGAGCCTGGGCAATGCCACCATCCCCCGCCCCGCTGGCGCGGGCTCGGCCGCGCCCACGTCGCCTGCCTCCACCGGAGCACGCTTCGGCGAGGCGCAACCCGTGCTAGAGAGCGGCAAAGCCGTCACGCAACGCGAACACGAAGCCATTTACGAGGCGATCCATCGCGGCGATCCAGCCTCGGCGCGCGCGGCGATGTTCATGCACCTCACCAACAGTCGGGAGCGCATGCGACTCAGTCTCCTGGCTGCGAGCGCACCGAAAGCCAGCATCGGCGACTAG
- a CDS encoding porin: MKTILLPVALLACAISTPASAQSGLMLWGIADAWIGQTRHKVGATPPGSSGVVDSGGAQASRWGMRGTEELGAGLRAFFVLEQGISLDSGATTRVSASDNGFNRGAYVGLSGDFGEVRVGRMLTAFDALRGSTNHLYDSSGFASTGQVWGASTTAANGLPEVTGSDYLARGNNTAYYATPNIGDFNASFSYSYDEKTATATGNPRLATGHVKYTSGPLRIGYGQQAERYTTGTNRYHIVAGNYDFGAFKMVGAAQRQIDGRVAGQLKSNEWELGLDAPFGAATIAVGYASSKTKDGAGRRVIDAKGFSLMGTYDLSKRTRLYTAFRQLKTTRADGSTSLDASRLGVGITQKF; encoded by the coding sequence ATGAAAACCATCCTGCTGCCCGTCGCGCTGCTCGCTTGCGCCATCTCTACACCAGCCTCCGCCCAATCCGGCCTGATGTTGTGGGGCATCGCCGATGCCTGGATCGGCCAGACCCGGCACAAGGTCGGCGCCACGCCGCCTGGCAGCTCCGGCGTGGTGGACAGCGGCGGTGCGCAGGCAAGTCGCTGGGGCATGCGTGGCACGGAAGAACTGGGTGCTGGGCTGCGCGCATTTTTCGTGCTCGAACAAGGCATCAGCCTCGACAGTGGCGCCACGACGCGGGTCTCCGCTTCCGACAACGGCTTCAACCGCGGCGCCTATGTCGGTCTGAGCGGCGACTTCGGCGAAGTGCGCGTGGGCCGCATGCTCACCGCCTTCGACGCCCTGCGCGGCTCGACCAACCATCTCTACGACTCTTCGGGCTTTGCCTCCACCGGCCAAGTCTGGGGCGCCAGCACCACGGCGGCCAACGGCCTGCCGGAGGTCACGGGTAGCGACTACCTCGCACGCGGCAACAACACCGCCTATTACGCAACACCGAACATCGGCGACTTCAACGCCTCGTTCAGCTACAGCTACGACGAGAAGACCGCCACCGCCACCGGCAATCCGCGCCTGGCCACCGGCCACGTGAAATACACTTCGGGTCCCCTTCGCATCGGTTACGGCCAGCAGGCCGAGCGTTACACGACCGGCACGAATCGGTACCACATCGTCGCCGGCAACTACGACTTCGGCGCCTTCAAGATGGTGGGCGCCGCGCAGCGCCAGATCGACGGCCGCGTGGCCGGTCAGCTCAAATCCAACGAATGGGAACTCGGCCTGGACGCGCCCTTTGGCGCCGCCACCATTGCCGTGGGTTACGCCAGCTCGAAGACCAAGGACGGTGCCGGCAGGCGCGTCATCGACGCCAAGGGCTTCAGCCTGATGGGCACTTACGACTTGTCCAAGCGCACCCGGCTCTACACCGCCTTCCGCCAACTGAAGACAACCCGCGCAGACGGCAGCACCTCACTGGACGCATCGCGGCTGGGCGTGGGGATCACGCAGAAGTTCTGA
- the dnaQ gene encoding DNA polymerase III subunit epsilon: MRQIVLDTETTGLSAAGGDRIIEIGCVELLNRKLTGNNKHFYLNPERDSHEDALKVHGISNEFLRDKPKFAAVADELLEYLSGAEVIIHNAQFDVSFLNKELELIGREPLSAFVGSVTDSLAMAKELFPGKRNSLDALCDRLEVDNSGRTLHGALLDAELLADVYINLTRGQDALLIDAGSEDTEAGTTIRVDLSGFELPILLANEQEDAAHQDLLKQLDKSSGGKTIWRTLEIFVA; encoded by the coding sequence ATGCGCCAGATCGTTCTCGACACCGAAACCACCGGCCTGTCCGCTGCGGGCGGCGACCGCATCATCGAAATCGGCTGTGTGGAGTTGCTCAACCGCAAGCTCACCGGCAACAACAAGCACTTTTACCTGAACCCCGAGCGCGACAGCCATGAAGACGCGCTGAAGGTGCACGGCATCAGCAACGAATTCCTGCGCGACAAGCCGAAGTTCGCCGCCGTGGCCGACGAGTTGCTGGAATACCTGAGCGGCGCCGAAGTCATCATCCACAACGCGCAGTTCGACGTGAGTTTCTTGAACAAGGAACTCGAGTTGATCGGGCGCGAGCCTTTGAGCGCCTTCGTCGGCAGCGTGACCGACTCGCTGGCGATGGCCAAGGAGCTGTTCCCCGGCAAGCGCAATTCGCTCGATGCGCTGTGCGATCGACTGGAGGTCGACAACTCGGGCCGCACGCTGCACGGCGCCTTGCTCGATGCCGAGTTGCTGGCCGACGTCTACATCAACCTCACGCGTGGCCAGGACGCGCTCTTGATCGACGCGGGCTCCGAAGACACCGAGGCCGGGACGACCATCCGCGTCGACCTCAGCGGCTTCGAGCTGCCGATCCTGCTGGCCAATGAGCAGGAAGATGCGGCCCACCAGGATCTGCTCAAGCAGCTCGATAAATCGAGCGGCGGCAAGACGATCTGGCGGACACTCGAAATTTTTGTGGCATAA
- the fdx gene encoding ISC system 2Fe-2S type ferredoxin: MPVIRILPHPEYCPQGAEITAPAGTSICEAMLDNHINIEHACDMSCACTTCHVVVREGFKSLGELDENEEDLLDRAWGLEPNSRLSCQAFLAQQDVTVEIPKYSINHAKENH, from the coding sequence ATGCCCGTCATCCGCATCCTGCCCCATCCCGAATACTGCCCGCAGGGCGCAGAGATCACAGCGCCCGCCGGCACCTCGATCTGCGAAGCCATGCTGGACAACCACATCAACATCGAACACGCCTGCGACATGAGCTGCGCCTGCACCACTTGCCACGTGGTGGTGCGCGAGGGCTTCAAGTCGCTGGGTGAACTCGACGAGAATGAGGAAGACCTGCTGGACCGCGCCTGGGGCCTGGAGCCGAACTCGCGGCTGAGCTGCCAGGCGTTCCTGGCGCAGCAGGACGTGACGGTCGAGATCCCAAAATACTCGATCAACCACGCCAAAGAGAATCATTGA
- the hscA gene encoding Fe-S protein assembly chaperone HscA, whose translation MALLQISEPGQTPDPHQRRIAVGIDLGTTHSLVAAVRSGVAECLPDAQGRVILPSVVRYMADNKRQIGWDALAAQATDPENTIASAKRFMGRGLADIAQREKLPYRFVDKPGMVGIQTVQGEKSPVEISAEILATLRYRSEDSFNDDLYGAVITVPAYFDDAQRQATKDAAQLAGLNVLRLINEPTAAAIAYGLDNASEGVYAVYDLGGGTFDISILRLTQGVFEVIATGGDSALGGDDYDRALADWVVERTGQQAVTPADKVVLQAAARACKEALSAAESVAFRAELAGGSVRIDVKKSDFEAITAKLTARTMSAVRKALRDADLAPADIQGAVMVGGSTRMPQVIEAVRAFFGQEPLIDLNPDEVVALGAAIQANQLAGNNGTGDMLLLDVIPLSLGIETMGGLVERIVPRNQTIPTAMAQDFTTYQDGQTALALHVVQGERDLVADCRSLARFELRGIPPMAAGAARIRVTFTVDADGLLNVAAREQVSGVEARIDVKPSYGLSDDQIAAMLQDSFATAAQDMQSRALVEARVDADRMLLATRGALAADGDLLDAAERAEIDGLLAALEEAKAATDAKTVEAATDRVAKGTEAFAALRMNRGIQQALSGQNIENI comes from the coding sequence ATGGCGCTCCTTCAAATTTCCGAACCCGGCCAAACGCCGGACCCGCACCAGCGCCGCATCGCCGTCGGCATCGACCTCGGTACCACGCATTCGCTGGTCGCGGCCGTGCGCAGCGGTGTGGCCGAATGCCTGCCAGACGCACAGGGCCGGGTGATCCTGCCCAGCGTCGTGCGTTACATGGCCGACAACAAGCGCCAGATCGGCTGGGATGCACTGGCCGCGCAGGCCACCGACCCCGAGAACACCATCGCCTCGGCCAAACGTTTCATGGGCCGCGGCCTGGCCGACATCGCCCAGCGCGAGAAGCTGCCGTACCGCTTCGTCGACAAGCCCGGCATGGTCGGCATACAAACGGTGCAGGGCGAGAAGTCGCCGGTGGAGATCAGCGCCGAGATCCTGGCCACGCTGCGTTACCGCTCGGAAGACAGCTTCAACGACGACCTTTATGGCGCGGTGATCACCGTGCCCGCGTATTTCGACGACGCCCAGCGCCAGGCCACCAAGGATGCGGCGCAACTCGCCGGCCTGAACGTGCTGCGCCTGATCAACGAACCCACGGCCGCGGCCATCGCCTACGGCCTGGACAACGCCAGCGAAGGCGTCTACGCCGTCTACGACCTGGGCGGCGGCACCTTCGACATCTCCATCCTGCGGCTCACGCAGGGTGTGTTCGAAGTCATCGCGACCGGTGGCGATTCCGCGCTCGGCGGCGACGACTACGACCGCGCGCTGGCCGACTGGGTGGTCGAGCGAACCGGGCAACAGGCCGTCACCCCCGCCGACAAGGTGGTGCTGCAGGCGGCGGCCAGGGCCTGCAAGGAAGCCTTGTCTGCTGCGGAATCCGTAGCATTCCGCGCAGAGTTGGCGGGCGGAAGCGTGCGAATCGACGTCAAGAAATCGGACTTCGAAGCCATCACCGCCAAACTGACCGCACGCACCATGTCCGCCGTGCGCAAGGCGCTGCGCGATGCCGACCTGGCCCCCGCCGACATCCAGGGCGCGGTGATGGTCGGCGGCTCCACTCGCATGCCGCAGGTGATCGAGGCCGTGCGTGCCTTCTTCGGCCAGGAGCCGCTGATCGACCTGAATCCGGACGAAGTCGTGGCGTTGGGCGCGGCCATCCAGGCCAACCAGCTGGCCGGCAACAACGGTACGGGCGATATGCTGCTGCTCGACGTGATCCCGCTCTCTCTCGGCATCGAAACCATGGGTGGCCTGGTCGAGCGCATCGTGCCGCGCAACCAGACCATTCCCACCGCCATGGCGCAGGACTTCACCACCTACCAGGACGGCCAGACCGCGCTGGCCTTGCACGTGGTGCAGGGCGAGCGCGACTTGGTGGCCGACTGCCGCAGCCTGGCGCGTTTCGAGTTGCGCGGCATCCCGCCAATGGCCGCGGGCGCGGCGCGCATCCGCGTGACCTTTACTGTGGATGCCGACGGCCTGCTGAACGTCGCCGCGCGCGAGCAGGTCAGCGGCGTAGAAGCCCGCATCGACGTGAAACCATCCTACGGCCTGAGCGACGACCAGATCGCCGCCATGCTGCAGGACAGCTTCGCCACCGCCGCACAGGACATGCAGAGCCGCGCCCTCGTCGAAGCCCGCGTCGATGCCGACCGCATGCTGCTGGCCACACGCGGTGCGCTGGCGGCCGATGGCGACCTGCTCGACGCGGCCGAACGCGCCGAGATCGACGGCCTGCTGGCCGCACTTGAGGAGGCCAAGGCCGCCACCGACGCCAAGACCGTCGAAGCCGCCACAGACCGTGTCGCGAAAGGCACGGAAGCCTTTGCCGCGCTGCGCATGAACCGTGGCATCCAGCAGGCCCTGTCCGGCCAGAACATCGAAAACATCTAG
- the hscB gene encoding Fe-S protein assembly co-chaperone HscB produces the protein MNLQSNDFELFDIPPRFVQDRAAMEARWKALQREAHPDKFAAQAGAAQRVAMQWSVRINEAWQRLRDPLKRAAYLCELNGAPINAENNTAMPSAFLMQQMAWREALDDASSEAELEALQAEVLHAQKQTLAGIKTLLDTQHDYPGAAQQVRTLMFIERFKTDIADRIDAQADAGQ, from the coding sequence GTGAATCTTCAATCCAACGACTTCGAACTGTTCGACATCCCGCCGCGTTTCGTGCAGGACCGTGCCGCCATGGAAGCGCGCTGGAAGGCGCTGCAGCGCGAGGCCCATCCCGACAAGTTCGCGGCGCAGGCCGGCGCGGCGCAACGTGTGGCGATGCAATGGTCGGTGCGCATCAACGAAGCCTGGCAGCGCCTGCGCGATCCGCTCAAACGCGCAGCCTATCTGTGTGAACTGAACGGCGCGCCGATCAACGCCGAGAACAACACGGCGATGCCCTCGGCCTTCCTGATGCAGCAGATGGCATGGCGCGAGGCGCTCGACGACGCATCGTCCGAAGCCGAACTCGAGGCGCTGCAGGCCGAGGTGTTGCACGCGCAGAAGCAGACCCTGGCCGGCATCAAGACACTGCTCGACACCCAACACGATTACCCCGGTGCCGCGCAACAGGTGCGCACGCTGATGTTCATCGAGCGTTTCAAGACCGACATCGCCGACCGCATCGATGCGCAGGCGGACGCGGGACAATAG
- the iscA gene encoding iron-sulfur cluster assembly protein IscA, with amino-acid sequence MAVTLTEAAARHVTRYLSKRGKGVGVRLGVKTTGCSGLAYKLEYVDELAPEDIVFEDHGVKVLVDPKSLAYIDGTQLDFVREGLNEGFKFENPNERDKCGCGESFRV; translated from the coding sequence ATGGCGGTCACGCTCACCGAAGCCGCGGCGCGGCATGTCACCCGTTACCTGTCCAAGCGCGGCAAGGGTGTGGGCGTGCGCCTGGGCGTGAAGACCACCGGTTGCTCGGGCCTGGCCTACAAGCTGGAATATGTGGATGAACTGGCGCCGGAAGACATCGTCTTCGAAGACCATGGCGTGAAGGTGCTGGTCGATCCGAAGAGCCTGGCCTACATCGACGGCACGCAACTTGATTTCGTGCGCGAGGGCCTGAACGAGGGCTTCAAGTTCGAGAATCCGAACGAGCGCGACAAGTGCGGTTGCGGGGAAAGCTTTCGCGTTTGA
- the iscU gene encoding Fe-S cluster assembly scaffold IscU codes for MAYSEKVVDHYENPRNVGSFAKDDDSVGTGMVGAPACGDVMKLQIKVNPVTGVIEDARFKTYGCGSAIASSSLVTEWVKGKTLDQAAALKNSEIAEELALPPVKIHCSILAEDAIKAAVNDYKQRHAAPAASAAVPETVN; via the coding sequence ATGGCTTATTCCGAAAAAGTGGTCGACCACTATGAAAACCCCCGCAATGTCGGCTCGTTCGCCAAGGATGACGACAGCGTTGGCACCGGCATGGTCGGCGCGCCGGCCTGCGGCGACGTGATGAAGCTGCAGATCAAGGTCAACCCCGTCACCGGCGTGATCGAGGATGCGCGTTTCAAGACCTACGGCTGCGGCTCGGCGATCGCCTCCAGCTCGCTCGTGACCGAATGGGTCAAGGGCAAGACGCTGGACCAGGCGGCTGCGCTGAAGAACAGCGAAATCGCCGAAGAGCTGGCACTGCCGCCGGTGAAGATCCACTGCTCCATCCTGGCCGAAGATGCCATCAAGGCTGCGGTCAATGACTACAAACAACGTCACGCCGCACCAGCAGCCTCGGCTGCGGTGCCAGAAACGGTCAACTGA
- a CDS encoding IscS subfamily cysteine desulfurase yields the protein MDMTPHFPIYMDYSATNPCDERVVDAMIPWLREHFGNPASRSHAWGWEAEAAVEKAREQVAALIGADPREIVWTSGATESNNLALKGAAHFYKTKGKHIITVKTEHKAVLDTCRELERQGFEVTYLDVQADGLIDLEVFKAAIRPDTILASVMFVNNEIGVIQDIAAIGAICREKGVIFHVDAAQATGRVEFDLAKLPVDLMSLTSHKTYGPKGIGALFVRRKPRIRIEAQMHGGGHERGMRSGTLPTHQIVGMGEAYRIAKEEMTVENARIQALHDRMLAGLKDVEQVFINGHLEKRVPHNLNISFNYVEGESLIMGIKGLAVSSGSACTSASLEPSYVLRALGRSDELAHSSLRMTIGRWTTEADIDYAVETIKLNVAKLRELSPLWEMYKDGIDISTIQWSAH from the coding sequence ATGGACATGACCCCGCATTTCCCGATCTACATGGACTACAGCGCCACCAACCCGTGCGACGAGCGCGTGGTGGACGCGATGATCCCCTGGTTGCGCGAACACTTCGGCAACCCGGCGTCTCGCAGCCATGCCTGGGGCTGGGAAGCCGAAGCGGCGGTCGAGAAGGCCCGTGAACAGGTGGCGGCCCTCATCGGCGCCGACCCGCGCGAAATCGTCTGGACTTCCGGCGCCACCGAGTCGAACAACCTCGCCCTCAAGGGTGCGGCGCACTTCTACAAGACCAAGGGCAAACACATCATCACGGTGAAGACCGAGCACAAGGCCGTGCTCGACACCTGCCGCGAACTCGAACGCCAGGGTTTCGAAGTCACCTATCTCGACGTCCAGGCCGATGGCCTGATCGACCTGGAGGTGTTCAAGGCGGCGATCCGTCCCGACACCATCCTGGCGAGCGTGATGTTCGTCAACAACGAGATCGGCGTGATCCAGGACATCGCGGCCATCGGCGCGATCTGCCGCGAAAAGGGCGTGATCTTCCACGTCGACGCCGCGCAGGCCACCGGCCGTGTCGAGTTCGACCTGGCCAAGCTGCCGGTCGACCTGATGAGCCTGACCTCGCACAAGACCTATGGCCCGAAAGGCATCGGCGCGCTGTTCGTGCGCCGCAAGCCGCGCATCCGCATCGAAGCGCAGATGCACGGTGGCGGCCACGAGCGCGGCATGCGTTCCGGCACCTTGCCCACGCACCAGATCGTCGGCATGGGCGAGGCCTACCGCATCGCCAAGGAAGAGATGACGGTCGAGAATGCGCGCATCCAGGCGCTGCACGACCGCATGCTGGCGGGACTGAAGGACGTGGAGCAGGTGTTCATCAACGGCCACCTCGAAAAGCGCGTGCCGCACAACCTGAACATCAGCTTCAACTACGTCGAAGGCGAGTCGCTGATCATGGGCATCAAGGGCCTGGCGGTGTCGAGCGGTTCCGCCTGCACCTCGGCCAGCCTCGAGCCCAGCTATGTGCTGCGCGCGCTGGGCCGCAGCGACGAACTGGCGCACAGCAGCCTGCGCATGACCATCGGCCGTTGGACCACCGAGGCCGATATCGACTACGCCGTGGAAACCATCAAGCTCAACGTGGCCAAGCTGCGCGAGCTGAGCCCGCTGTGGGAGATGTACAAAGACGGCATCGACATCAGCACCATCCAGTGGTCTGCCCATTAA
- the iscR gene encoding Fe-S cluster assembly transcriptional regulator IscR, which yields MRLTTKGRFAVTAMIDLALRQNNGPVTLAAISQRQQISLSYLEQLFGKLRRHDLVESTRGPGGGYTLGRKAADITVADIIVSVDEPIDATQCGGKENCLGEAGRCMTHELWAALNARMVEFLDSVSLQKLVDEQIAKGVQIENKPMIKRAISSMPVVKPIRINAPNSVFALGNVFAKS from the coding sequence ATGCGTCTCACAACCAAAGGCCGTTTTGCGGTCACCGCCATGATCGATCTGGCCCTGCGCCAGAACAACGGTCCGGTCACCCTCGCGGCGATCAGCCAGCGGCAACAGATTTCCCTGTCCTACCTCGAGCAGTTGTTCGGCAAGTTGCGCCGGCACGACCTCGTGGAGTCTACCCGCGGCCCCGGTGGCGGCTACACGCTGGGCCGCAAGGCGGCGGACATCACCGTGGCCGACATCATCGTGTCGGTGGACGAGCCCATCGATGCCACGCAATGCGGCGGCAAGGAAAATTGCCTGGGCGAAGCCGGTCGCTGCATGACCCACGAATTGTGGGCGGCGCTGAATGCGCGCATGGTCGAATTTTTGGATTCGGTCAGCCTGCAGAAACTCGTCGACGAACAGATCGCCAAGGGCGTGCAGATCGAGAACAAGCCGATGATCAAGCGTGCCATCTCCAGCATGCCGGTCGTCAAGCCGATCCGTATCAATGCGCCGAATTCGGTGTTCGCGCTGGGTAACGTGTTCGCCAAGTCCTGA